One genomic region from Bacillus sp. SLBN-46 encodes:
- a CDS encoding ABC transporter ATP-binding protein, with product MEYVIEMLNIRKEFNGFVANDNITLQLKKGEIHALLGENGAGKSTLMNVLFGLYQPEQGEIRVKGKPVNISNPNIANDLGIGMVHQHFMLVDTFSVTENIILGREITSAGRIDIKKAEQQVREISERYGLAVDPQAKISDISVGMQQRVEILKTLYRGAEILIFDEPTAVLTPQEIKELIQIMKTLIKEGKSIILITHKLKEIMEVSDRCTVIRKGKGIGTVNVSETNPNELASLMVGRDVVFKTEKKEATPKQDVLEISDLVVKDPRGVTVVNGLNLSVRAGEIVGIAGVDGNGQSEFIEAITGLRKAETGSVKLNGKELINQTPRHITESGVGHIPQDRHKHGLVLNFPIGENMVLQTYNKKPYSKNGVLNFKEIYKKAKSLISEFDVRTPSEYTLARALSGGNQQKAIIGREVDRNPDLLIAAQPTRGLDVGAIEFIHKRLIEQRDNGKAVLLISFELDEIMNVSDRIAVIYEGKIVAIVNPKETNEQELGLLMAGSNRKEAGEVTNV from the coding sequence ATGGAATATGTAATTGAAATGCTTAACATCCGTAAGGAGTTTAATGGCTTTGTTGCGAATGATAACATAACTCTTCAATTAAAAAAGGGTGAAATTCACGCATTACTTGGTGAAAATGGTGCGGGGAAATCTACCTTAATGAATGTTCTATTTGGTTTATATCAACCAGAGCAGGGTGAAATCCGTGTTAAAGGAAAGCCTGTTAACATTTCTAACCCGAACATAGCAAATGATTTAGGAATTGGAATGGTCCACCAGCACTTTATGTTAGTTGATACATTTTCAGTAACTGAAAACATTATTTTAGGTAGAGAAATAACCTCTGCTGGCCGAATAGATATTAAAAAGGCTGAACAACAAGTGCGTGAGATTTCAGAACGCTATGGTTTAGCAGTTGACCCTCAAGCAAAAATTTCCGATATTTCAGTAGGTATGCAGCAAAGGGTTGAAATTCTAAAAACGCTTTATCGTGGTGCTGAAATTCTTATTTTTGATGAACCAACAGCTGTACTTACACCGCAGGAAATCAAAGAATTAATCCAAATAATGAAAACGCTTATTAAAGAAGGCAAATCTATTATTCTTATTACTCATAAATTGAAAGAAATTATGGAAGTTTCCGATCGTTGTACTGTTATCCGTAAAGGTAAGGGTATTGGAACTGTTAATGTAAGTGAAACCAATCCTAATGAGCTTGCAAGCTTAATGGTTGGACGTGATGTTGTCTTCAAAACTGAAAAGAAAGAAGCAACTCCAAAACAAGATGTACTTGAAATTAGTGATTTGGTCGTTAAAGATCCTCGTGGCGTGACAGTTGTTAATGGTTTGAATCTTTCTGTACGTGCTGGTGAGATTGTTGGTATTGCAGGTGTTGACGGTAATGGCCAGTCAGAATTTATTGAGGCAATTACTGGCTTGCGTAAAGCTGAAACCGGAAGCGTGAAATTAAACGGTAAAGAATTGATCAATCAAACGCCAAGACATATTACAGAATCAGGTGTGGGTCATATTCCTCAAGACCGTCATAAGCATGGACTAGTTTTAAACTTCCCAATCGGAGAAAACATGGTTTTACAGACTTATAATAAAAAACCATATTCAAAGAATGGAGTTTTAAACTTCAAGGAAATTTATAAAAAAGCAAAATCACTAATTAGTGAATTCGATGTCCGTACGCCTAGTGAGTACACGTTAGCACGTGCACTATCCGGTGGTAACCAACAAAAGGCGATAATTGGACGTGAAGTTGACCGCAATCCTGACCTACTGATTGCAGCACAGCCTACTCGTGGTTTGGATGTTGGTGCAATTGAATTCATTCATAAACGCTTAATCGAGCAGCGCGATAATGGTAAAGCAGTTCTACTTATTTCATTTGAATTAGATGAAATAATGAATGTTAGTGACCGCATTGCTGTTATATACGAGGGGAAAATCGTAGCTATCGTGAATCCAAAGGAAACAAATGAACAAGAGCTTGGATTATTGATGGCTGGATCGAATAGAAAGGAAGCGGGTGAAGTAACAAATGTCTAA
- a CDS encoding BMP family protein, with product MQKRKIGMALSLVLAAGTLLGACGKSDDTSKNETSKGGEEKGKAFSVAMVTDVGGVDDKSFNQSAWEGLQKFGADNGLKKGKGGFDYLQSKSDADYSTNLNTLARQDFNLVFGIGFLMQAAVEEIAKQQKDSHFAIIDAEVKQPNVASVLFKEQEAAFLAGVAAALTTKSNHIGFIGGMEIPVIERFESGFLAGVKAAKPEVKVDVQYSGAFDKAELGQNIASKMYSSGADVVFHAAGGTGVGLFKEANDLKKKDPAREIWAIGVDSDQANMGPDIVLTSALKRVDNAVIDISKKAKDGNFPGGQSIVYGLAEDGVGLAPINSKAASKDAIETAVKDWIEKIKSGAVKVPGTRDELKTFSAK from the coding sequence TTGCAAAAGCGTAAAATTGGAATGGCGCTATCTTTAGTTCTTGCTGCTGGAACACTTTTAGGTGCTTGTGGAAAAAGCGATGACACAAGCAAAAACGAAACATCTAAGGGTGGAGAAGAAAAAGGAAAAGCATTCTCTGTTGCCATGGTTACTGACGTCGGTGGTGTTGATGACAAATCATTCAACCAATCAGCATGGGAAGGTCTTCAAAAATTTGGTGCTGACAATGGATTGAAAAAAGGTAAAGGTGGATTTGATTACCTACAATCTAAGTCTGATGCAGATTACTCTACAAACTTAAATACTCTTGCACGTCAAGATTTTAACTTAGTATTCGGTATCGGTTTCTTAATGCAAGCTGCAGTTGAAGAAATCGCGAAACAACAAAAAGATTCACACTTTGCTATCATTGATGCTGAAGTTAAACAGCCCAATGTTGCTAGCGTTCTTTTCAAAGAGCAAGAAGCAGCATTCCTTGCTGGTGTTGCAGCAGCTCTGACAACAAAATCTAACCACATCGGTTTCATCGGTGGTATGGAAATCCCTGTTATCGAGCGTTTCGAATCTGGTTTCTTAGCTGGTGTTAAAGCTGCTAAGCCAGAAGTAAAAGTTGATGTACAATATTCTGGAGCATTTGACAAAGCAGAACTTGGTCAAAATATCGCTTCTAAAATGTATTCTTCTGGCGCAGACGTAGTATTCCACGCAGCTGGTGGAACAGGGGTTGGATTATTTAAAGAAGCAAATGATTTAAAGAAAAAAGATCCGGCTCGTGAAATTTGGGCTATCGGTGTAGACAGTGACCAAGCAAACATGGGTCCTGATATTGTTCTTACATCAGCTCTTAAGCGTGTTGACAATGCGGTAATAGACATTTCTAAAAAAGCAAAAGACGGAAACTTCCCTGGCGGCCAATCAATCGTTTATGGTCTAGCTGAAGATGGCGTTGGCTTAGCACCAATCAACAGCAAAGCTGCAAGTAAAGATGCAATTGAAACTGCTGTAAAAGATTGGATCGAAAAGATTAAATCAGGTGCTGTAAAAGTTCCTGGAACTCGTGATGAATTAAAAACTTTTAGCGCAAAATAA
- a CDS encoding GntR family transcriptional regulator, whose product MSIKSDNRHLYLQVIDRLKQDIENGIYKEKEKLPSEFDLAKQLGVSRATLREALRILEEENVIIRRHGVGTFVNAKPLFTSGIEQLNSVTDMIKQAGMKPGTIFLSSSTQGPTEEDIRRFSCSTSEEIFVMERVRTANGEPVVYCIDKVPERILPKTFSYEEGFFRILDEEANRRITYAVAQIEPIGYHEKISPILECDPETALLVLKQMHFDEMDEPVLYSVNYFKADKFSFHVLRKRI is encoded by the coding sequence ATGTCAATTAAGTCAGATAACCGGCATTTATACTTACAAGTAATCGATCGGTTAAAGCAGGATATTGAAAATGGAATATATAAAGAAAAAGAAAAATTACCTTCCGAATTCGATCTTGCGAAACAGCTTGGTGTAAGCAGGGCAACACTTCGAGAGGCTTTACGTATTCTTGAGGAAGAAAACGTTATCATTAGGCGCCATGGTGTTGGCACCTTTGTTAATGCAAAGCCACTGTTTACTTCAGGGATTGAACAACTTAATAGTGTCACTGACATGATTAAACAAGCTGGTATGAAACCAGGAACCATTTTCTTAAGCTCATCAACACAGGGGCCTACCGAAGAGGATATTCGCCGTTTCTCATGTTCTACAAGTGAGGAAATTTTCGTGATGGAGAGGGTTAGGACCGCAAATGGTGAACCAGTTGTCTACTGTATTGACAAGGTTCCCGAACGGATTTTGCCTAAAACTTTTTCCTATGAGGAAGGTTTCTTCCGCATATTGGACGAAGAAGCAAACCGAAGAATTACATACGCGGTCGCTCAAATCGAGCCGATAGGCTATCATGAAAAAATTTCCCCAATTCTAGAATGTGATCCTGAAACTGCATTGTTAGTTTTAAAACAAATGCATTTCGATGAAATGGATGAGCCTGTTCTATATTCGGTAAACTATTTTAAAGCGGACAAGTTTAGTTTTCATGTATTAAGGAAACGTATTTAA
- a CDS encoding DNA translocase FtsK has product MAKKKRRQPKKRDNHLKRTIQFELTALAILAIAIISIAKLGAVGKATVLFFRFWMGEWYMLGLLGLVVLSIYLMWKREIPFLFHIKLVGSYFIVSAILLLSHVTLFHLLTNDGKFKDPSVISNTWELFMMELRGETSTTDLGGGILGAILFALFHYLFAETGTKIIAFIFIIIGIVLLTGKSFGDFIGKIMLTLFDFSKNQWEAFKTDMSEWKQKQEERKNEKKEQKARQQEPSAQESGPVINVQQPPMQEETIVPEPIISSFADKAYTEESVDIPSQNKNEQQKGNIEEEVDQVPPITFTEVENVAYELPPLRLLKLPKKTDQSGEYELIHANAAKLERTFQSFGVKARVTQVHLGPAVTKYEVHPDVGVKVSKIVSLSDDLALALAAKDIRIEAPIPGKSAIGIEVPNSEVAMVSLREVLDATQNDKPDAKLLIGLGRDITGEAVLAELNKMPHLLVAGATGSGKSVCINGIITSILMRAKPHEVKLMMIDPKMVELNVYNGIPHLLAPVVTDAKKASQALKKVVSEMERRYELFSYTGTRNIEGYNEHVRRHNLEENDKQPLLPYIVVIVDELADLMMVASSDVEDSITRLAQMARAAGIHLIIATQRPSVDVITGVIKANIPSRIAFAVSSATDSRTILDMGGAEKLLGRGDMLFLPVGASKPVRVQGAFLSDQEVEDTVEFVISQQKAQYQEEMIPDDIPEVTGAVEDDLYDEAVDLIVEMQTASVSMLQRRFRIGYTRAARLIDEMEARGVVGPYEGSKPRVVLQTKPKEEQSS; this is encoded by the coding sequence ATGGCCAAAAAAAAGAGAAGACAACCAAAAAAGAGAGATAACCATTTAAAACGCACAATCCAATTTGAATTAACGGCACTTGCTATTTTGGCAATTGCCATTATTTCCATTGCCAAGCTTGGGGCAGTAGGAAAAGCAACTGTCCTTTTCTTTAGATTTTGGATGGGTGAATGGTATATGCTAGGTTTGCTGGGGCTGGTAGTATTAAGCATATACTTAATGTGGAAGCGAGAAATACCATTTCTCTTTCATATTAAATTAGTAGGAAGCTATTTTATTGTTTCAGCTATCCTTTTATTAAGCCATGTTACATTGTTCCACTTACTTACGAATGATGGAAAATTTAAAGATCCAAGTGTCATTAGTAATACATGGGAATTATTCATGATGGAACTTCGAGGGGAAACAAGTACAACCGACCTTGGCGGTGGTATCCTTGGAGCTATTTTGTTTGCACTATTCCATTACCTATTCGCAGAAACAGGTACTAAGATTATTGCATTTATTTTTATTATTATTGGTATAGTTTTACTTACAGGCAAATCCTTTGGAGACTTCATAGGCAAGATTATGTTGACGCTGTTCGACTTCTCTAAAAATCAATGGGAAGCATTTAAAACGGATATGTCAGAATGGAAGCAAAAACAAGAAGAACGGAAAAATGAGAAAAAGGAACAAAAAGCAAGACAACAGGAACCCTCTGCACAGGAAAGTGGACCTGTCATCAACGTTCAACAGCCGCCCATGCAGGAGGAAACAATTGTTCCTGAGCCGATAATTTCAAGTTTTGCTGACAAAGCTTATACGGAAGAATCAGTGGACATACCTTCGCAAAATAAAAATGAACAGCAAAAAGGAAACATAGAAGAGGAAGTTGATCAAGTACCTCCAATCACGTTTACTGAAGTAGAAAATGTTGCATACGAATTGCCTCCTCTTCGATTATTAAAGCTTCCAAAGAAAACAGATCAAAGTGGTGAATATGAACTAATTCATGCAAATGCTGCAAAACTAGAGAGAACATTTCAAAGCTTCGGTGTTAAGGCGAGAGTCACTCAGGTTCATTTAGGCCCAGCTGTAACAAAATATGAGGTACACCCAGATGTGGGTGTAAAAGTTAGTAAGATTGTTAGCTTAAGTGATGACTTAGCTTTAGCACTTGCTGCCAAGGATATACGAATTGAGGCACCTATTCCAGGAAAATCAGCTATTGGAATTGAAGTTCCTAATTCAGAGGTAGCCATGGTCTCACTTCGTGAAGTATTAGATGCTACTCAGAATGATAAACCGGATGCCAAATTACTAATTGGACTGGGCAGAGATATAACTGGTGAGGCTGTGTTGGCCGAATTAAATAAAATGCCCCATCTACTTGTGGCAGGTGCTACTGGGAGTGGGAAAAGTGTATGTATTAATGGAATCATAACTAGTATTCTGATGAGGGCAAAGCCTCATGAAGTAAAGTTAATGATGATTGATCCGAAAATGGTTGAACTAAATGTTTATAATGGTATTCCACATTTACTTGCACCAGTTGTGACAGATGCGAAAAAAGCCTCACAGGCATTGAAAAAGGTTGTTAGTGAAATGGAAAGACGTTATGAACTCTTTTCATACACAGGAACACGTAATATTGAGGGCTATAATGAGCATGTGAGAAGACATAATTTAGAGGAAAATGACAAGCAGCCATTATTGCCTTACATTGTCGTTATTGTTGATGAGTTAGCTGATTTAATGATGGTTGCCTCTTCAGATGTAGAAGATTCAATCACACGACTCGCACAAATGGCGCGTGCAGCAGGTATTCACTTGATTATAGCTACTCAAAGACCATCTGTGGATGTTATTACAGGTGTTATAAAAGCAAATATACCTTCCCGAATTGCCTTTGCTGTATCAAGTGCAACGGATTCAAGAACAATTTTGGATATGGGTGGAGCAGAAAAGTTACTGGGGCGTGGGGATATGTTATTCCTGCCAGTGGGAGCATCAAAACCTGTCCGTGTCCAAGGTGCATTCCTTTCTGATCAAGAGGTGGAGGATACCGTGGAATTTGTTATTTCACAGCAAAAAGCTCAATACCAAGAAGAAATGATCCCTGATGATATTCCGGAAGTAACAGGAGCAGTTGAGGATGATTTGTATGATGAGGCCGTTGATTTAATTGTTGAAATGCAAACTGCATCAGTTTCCATGCTGCAACGCCGTTTCCGAATTGGTTATACTAGAGCAGCTCGCCTTATTGATGAAATGGAAGCACGTGGAGTAGTGGGTCCATACGAAGGAAGTAAGCCGCGTGTGGTCTTACAGACAAAGCCAAAAGAAGAGCAAAGTTCATAG
- a CDS encoding YlzJ-like family protein: MILYTMMPNELIFPTEQESFQQQKMITYQGVPLLVEQMDPQNVQVIRILSSDPQHYLDERICPGAKISFGIQEGLSALQ, from the coding sequence ATGATTTTATATACGATGATGCCAAATGAACTGATCTTTCCAACTGAACAAGAATCGTTTCAGCAACAAAAAATGATAACCTATCAAGGAGTTCCACTCCTAGTAGAGCAAATGGATCCGCAAAATGTTCAAGTAATCCGTATTCTAAGCAGCGATCCGCAACACTATCTTGATGAACGGATATGCCCTGGTGCTAAAATTTCTTTTGGTATCCAAGAGGGTTTGTCCGCTTTGCAGTAG
- a CDS encoding ATP-dependent Clp protease proteolytic subunit: MNNDIQKNDTGNQDGGEPQKEEKPASGLIEKIQQLGQTNVPQLSADSRIHCLTIIGQIEGHMALPPQNKTTKYEHLLPQLVAIEQNPKIEGVLIVLNTVGGDVEAGLAISEMIASLSKPTVSIVLGGGHSIGVPIAVSCDYSFIAETATMTIHPIRLTGLVIGVPATFEYLDKMQERVVNFVTKHSKITEDTFKDLMFAKGNLTRDIGTNVIGVDAVKSGLIDEVGGLGPAMKKLNEMIDLRKEKNEGLIQ; this comes from the coding sequence ATGAATAACGATATACAAAAAAATGATACTGGTAACCAGGATGGCGGCGAGCCTCAAAAAGAGGAAAAGCCTGCTTCAGGTTTAATAGAAAAAATTCAGCAGCTTGGCCAAACCAATGTTCCACAGCTATCTGCAGATTCAAGAATTCATTGTTTAACAATCATAGGACAAATTGAGGGGCATATGGCACTTCCTCCTCAAAACAAAACCACTAAGTATGAGCATCTATTGCCACAGCTTGTAGCTATTGAGCAAAATCCCAAGATTGAAGGAGTGCTCATAGTTTTAAATACGGTTGGAGGTGACGTTGAAGCGGGGCTTGCCATTTCTGAAATGATAGCCTCCTTATCAAAACCAACTGTTTCCATTGTTTTAGGAGGCGGACATTCAATCGGTGTCCCAATTGCTGTATCCTGTGATTATTCCTTTATTGCAGAAACAGCGACTATGACGATTCACCCAATTCGATTAACTGGCCTCGTCATTGGTGTTCCTGCAACCTTTGAATACTTAGATAAAATGCAAGAGAGGGTAGTAAATTTCGTTACGAAGCATTCGAAAATTACCGAGGATACCTTTAAAGACTTAATGTTTGCAAAGGGTAATTTGACAAGAGATATTGGAACAAATGTAATTGGTGTTGACGCCGTGAAGTCTGGGTTAATTGATGAAGTAGGTGGATTGGGACCGGCTATGAAGAAGCTAAATGAAATGATCGACCTTCGTAAGGAAAAAAATGAGGGGCTGATTCAATGA
- a CDS encoding ribonuclease J, whose translation MIKRKNKTIKFIALGGVGEIGKNMYLVEVDGDILIVDAGLMFPEEEMLGIDMVIPDLTYLRDNKDRVKAVFLTHGHEDHIGALSYVLRQVNVPVYGTKLTLALAAAKLKEQEFNGHANFIEVNSDTVVELDSVNVSFFRTNHSIPDSVGVCIHTSEGIIVYTGDFKFDQAATKLYKPEIGKMAAIGDQGVLCLLSDSTEAEKPGYTTSEAIVERELSNAFYNAPGRIIAACFASDINRIQHIFDVAKDNGRKVAVVGKSLERIYHIALDMGYLEVAEDLIIPIHELKNYQDREIVVLATGTQGEPIEALQKMAKQTHKQLNIQTGDTVLIAASPLKGSEVFLFKTVDMLFRAGANVISGKRTIHVSSHGSQEELKFMINLMQPKFFIPVHGEYRMLKAHRKVALECGLTDEKIMIPDRGDVLEWKDGKLALAGKVPSGNVLIDGIGVGDVGNIVLRDRRLLSQDGILIVVVTLTKQDKKIAAGPEIISRGFVYVRESEKLMDDSTKLVKDIVERTIAKGSFEWASLKQEIRDELNRYLFEKTKRRPMILPIIMEV comes from the coding sequence TTGATAAAGAGAAAAAATAAAACCATTAAGTTTATTGCACTTGGTGGCGTAGGAGAAATCGGAAAAAATATGTACCTAGTAGAAGTAGATGGAGACATATTGATCGTGGACGCCGGCTTAATGTTCCCCGAGGAAGAAATGCTAGGCATCGATATGGTCATTCCTGATTTAACCTACTTAAGAGATAATAAGGATCGAGTAAAAGCTGTTTTTTTAACACATGGACATGAAGATCATATTGGTGCACTTTCCTATGTATTAAGGCAAGTAAATGTACCGGTTTATGGAACAAAATTAACCCTTGCCCTTGCTGCTGCAAAGCTTAAAGAACAGGAATTTAACGGGCATGCTAACTTTATTGAAGTAAACTCAGATACAGTCGTAGAATTAGATTCAGTAAATGTCAGCTTTTTTAGGACAAATCATAGTATTCCTGATTCTGTCGGAGTTTGCATACATACGTCTGAAGGAATTATCGTATATACAGGTGACTTTAAATTTGATCAGGCAGCAACGAAGCTTTATAAACCCGAAATTGGTAAAATGGCAGCTATAGGTGATCAAGGTGTTTTATGTTTACTATCAGATAGTACCGAAGCAGAAAAACCTGGTTACACAACTTCAGAAGCGATTGTTGAAAGAGAGTTGTCTAATGCTTTCTATAATGCACCAGGCCGAATCATAGCCGCGTGCTTTGCATCAGATATTAACCGGATCCAACATATTTTTGATGTGGCCAAGGATAACGGTCGTAAAGTAGCAGTGGTAGGAAAGAGTTTAGAGCGTATTTATCATATTGCACTTGATATGGGCTATTTAGAAGTAGCTGAAGATCTAATTATCCCAATTCACGAGCTTAAAAATTATCAAGATCGAGAAATTGTCGTGCTTGCTACCGGAACTCAAGGAGAACCAATTGAAGCTCTTCAAAAGATGGCAAAGCAAACACATAAACAACTGAATATTCAGACAGGAGATACTGTTTTAATTGCTGCCTCACCTTTAAAAGGTAGCGAAGTTTTCTTATTTAAAACAGTAGATATGTTATTTAGAGCAGGTGCCAATGTTATATCTGGCAAACGGACAATCCATGTATCGAGCCATGGAAGTCAGGAAGAATTAAAATTTATGATTAATTTAATGCAACCAAAATTTTTCATTCCTGTTCATGGTGAGTATCGGATGTTAAAAGCCCATCGGAAAGTAGCACTTGAATGCGGTCTTACAGATGAAAAAATTATGATTCCTGACCGTGGTGATGTGTTGGAATGGAAAGACGGAAAGCTAGCATTGGCAGGTAAAGTTCCTTCTGGTAATGTCCTTATTGATGGAATTGGTGTAGGGGATGTTGGGAATATTGTATTGCGGGATCGTAGGCTTTTATCTCAGGATGGAATCCTTATTGTTGTTGTAACCTTGACGAAACAAGACAAGAAAATTGCAGCAGGTCCAGAAATAATTTCAAGAGGGTTTGTATATGTTCGTGAATCAGAAAAATTAATGGATGATTCCACTAAATTGGTAAAGGATATTGTTGAGCGTACGATCGCTAAGGGATCATTTGAATGGGCAAGCCTAAAGCAAGAAATTCGAGATGAATTAAATCGCTATTTATTTGAAAAAACAAAAAGAAGACCAATGATTCTACCAATCATTATGGAAGTGTAA
- the dapA gene encoding 4-hydroxy-tetrahydrodipicolinate synthase, whose translation MIHFGRVSTAMVTPFDKKGHIDFAKTTQLINFLIENGTDSLVIAGTTGESPTLTKEEKLALFSHVVKVVNKRVPVIAGTGSNNTYASIELTKKAEQLGVDAIMVVAPYYNKPNQEGLYQHFKAVAEATSLPVMVYNIPGRSVVNILPETIIRLSKISNIVAVKEASGDLNAMTQIIANTDDEFVLYSGDDSLTLPVLSIGGAGVVSVASHVVGNDMQEMVKAFFDGDNKKAALIHQQLLPTMQGLFAAPSPAPVKTALQMAGLDVGSVRLPLVGLTEQERATLQSILNKK comes from the coding sequence ATGATTCATTTCGGACGGGTGTCTACAGCAATGGTAACCCCTTTTGATAAAAAAGGGCATATAGATTTTGCTAAGACAACTCAATTGATAAATTTCCTCATAGAGAATGGAACAGATTCACTGGTTATAGCTGGCACGACAGGGGAATCACCAACTTTAACAAAAGAGGAAAAACTTGCGTTATTTAGTCATGTCGTAAAGGTTGTAAACAAAAGAGTACCTGTTATTGCGGGTACGGGAAGTAACAATACGTATGCCTCTATTGAATTGACAAAAAAGGCAGAGCAGCTTGGTGTTGATGCCATTATGGTTGTTGCACCTTATTACAATAAACCAAATCAAGAAGGCTTATATCAGCATTTTAAAGCTGTGGCAGAAGCAACTTCTCTGCCAGTTATGGTGTATAACATTCCTGGTAGATCCGTTGTAAATATACTTCCTGAAACAATTATTCGTCTTTCAAAGATTTCGAATATCGTTGCAGTGAAGGAAGCTAGTGGAGATTTAAATGCAATGACACAGATTATTGCAAATACGGATGATGAGTTTGTTTTATACAGTGGGGATGATAGCTTAACATTACCTGTCCTATCTATAGGTGGTGCCGGTGTGGTATCAGTGGCATCGCATGTGGTAGGCAATGACATGCAGGAAATGGTTAAAGCCTTTTTTGATGGGGATAACAAAAAGGCGGCACTGATACATCAACAGCTTCTTCCAACGATGCAGGGATTATTTGCGGCTCCAAGCCCTGCCCCTGTTAAAACAGCCTTACAGATGGCTGGTTTAGATGTTGGGTCAGTCAGATTGCCGCTTGTGGGCCTCACTGAACAGGAACGTGCAACATTACAATCCATTTTAAATAAAAAATAA
- the dapG gene encoding aspartate kinase produces MKIIVQKFGGTSVKDEKSRKHAQGHIEKALADGYKVVVVVSAMGRKGDPYATDTLLSLIGGNLSKISKREHDLLLSCGEIISSVVFANMLLDSGINAVALTGAQAGFRTNNDHTNAKITEMKCERLLRELENTDVVVVAGFQGAAKNGDITTIGRGGSDTSAAALGAALNAEWIDIFTDVEGIMTADPRIAENARPLSVVTYTEVCNMAYQGAKVIHPRAVEIAMQAKVPIRIRSTYSDNLGTLVTTLNKNNRGSDIKERVVTGIAHVSNVTQIKVFAKKDQYYLQAEVFKAMANEKISVDFINISPNGVIYTVTDEMTDRAIKVLNELGHDPVVERYCAKVSVVGAGIAGVPGVTSKIVTALSDQGIRILQSADSHTTIWVLVKQDDLVKSVNALHDAFQLEDESVEFNLSDL; encoded by the coding sequence ATGAAAATTATTGTTCAAAAATTTGGCGGGACATCTGTAAAGGATGAAAAGAGTAGAAAGCATGCCCAAGGCCATATTGAAAAAGCATTAGCTGATGGATATAAAGTGGTGGTTGTTGTTTCAGCAATGGGTAGAAAAGGTGACCCATATGCAACCGATACACTTTTATCGTTAATTGGTGGGAATCTAAGCAAGATCTCAAAAAGAGAACATGATTTATTATTGTCCTGTGGGGAGATTATATCTAGTGTCGTGTTTGCAAATATGTTATTAGACAGTGGTATTAATGCTGTTGCTTTAACAGGTGCTCAAGCAGGATTCCGTACAAATAATGATCATACAAATGCAAAGATTACTGAAATGAAGTGTGAGAGATTGCTCAGGGAACTTGAGAATACTGATGTAGTTGTTGTGGCTGGATTCCAAGGAGCGGCAAAGAACGGGGATATCACCACCATTGGACGCGGAGGAAGTGATACATCCGCTGCCGCATTAGGTGCTGCTCTTAATGCAGAATGGATCGATATTTTTACTGATGTCGAAGGAATTATGACTGCTGACCCACGTATTGCTGAAAATGCACGTCCACTATCAGTGGTTACTTACACTGAAGTGTGCAACATGGCCTATCAGGGAGCTAAGGTCATCCATCCAAGAGCAGTAGAAATTGCTATGCAGGCAAAGGTACCAATTCGTATTCGTTCTACTTATTCCGATAATTTAGGAACGTTGGTTACAACCCTAAATAAAAATAATCGGGGGAGCGATATTAAGGAGCGTGTGGTAACAGGAATTGCTCATGTTTCTAATGTTACTCAAATAAAGGTTTTTGCTAAAAAAGATCAATATTATTTGCAGGCTGAAGTATTTAAGGCTATGGCAAATGAAAAGATCAGTGTTGATTTTATCAATATATCGCCCAATGGTGTAATTTATACGGTAACAGATGAGATGACTGACCGGGCAATAAAAGTATTAAATGAACTAGGGCATGACCCTGTTGTAGAGAGATATTGTGCAAAAGTTTCTGTAGTTGGTGCCGGAATTGCGGGTGTCCCTGGAGTTACCTCCAAGATTGTAACCGCACTTTCAGATCAAGGGATTCGTATTTTACAATCTGCGGATAGTCATACAACTATTTGGGTACTTGTAAAACAAGATGACTTAGTTAAATCTGTCAATGCACTTCATGACGCGTTTCAATTAGAAGATGAGTCAGTAGAATTCAATCTTTCAGATTTGTAA